In Chryseobacterium gotjawalense, the following are encoded in one genomic region:
- a CDS encoding S8 family peptidase — protein sequence MRKLISFFILLFFVFTHAQTQLVFVFFKDKPNKAAFYANPLTELTQKSLDRRTKYGIALNDQDAPIEPTYIQNIANLGFTVKDYSKWMNGVAVNATAAQIADLQTEPYVLSVEQFIKHPNGGKAQTKKVNKFDEFNNSLGKTTFNYGLGLSQINQVNLRPLHIAGFTGTGVTIAVIDTGFPTVNTGSVYARMRDNGQIKGGYNFINKSSDIYNTSLNNHGSYCLGVIAGYVENSFVGTAPDADFYLYATEDANNEIPEEQLYWTEAAEEADRKGVDLITTSLGYYDFDDPRYNLLYSDMNGTTSFIARTAQIATEKGIFVLAAAGNEAQKPWKYIITPADNEKVFTIGAVTSTGGSSSFSSFGPNALGQIKPDASARGTSTYMGYNNSVTTSNGTSFATPLAAGGVACLIEALPNKKVDEISNLLRQNSSLYPGSDAQKGYGILDFGKTWNNAALAVVENGRKSNLEIYPNPVAKSFTIKTEEKIISVELYDTLGRKIQTLKNEKTNTVEHLASGVYFLKVQTETNEYIKKIIKK from the coding sequence ATGAGAAAACTGATATCCTTTTTTATTCTTTTATTCTTTGTTTTTACGCACGCGCAGACGCAGCTTGTTTTTGTATTCTTTAAAGACAAACCGAATAAAGCGGCCTTTTATGCAAATCCGCTTACCGAATTAACTCAGAAATCGCTCGACAGAAGAACGAAATACGGAATCGCGCTGAATGACCAGGATGCTCCGATTGAGCCCACCTATATTCAGAATATTGCAAATCTGGGTTTTACGGTAAAAGACTATTCCAAATGGATGAACGGTGTGGCCGTGAATGCAACCGCCGCACAGATTGCGGACCTGCAAACCGAACCGTATGTGCTTTCGGTAGAGCAATTTATCAAACATCCGAACGGCGGAAAAGCACAAACAAAAAAAGTTAATAAATTCGATGAGTTTAATAATTCTTTAGGAAAAACCACTTTTAACTATGGATTAGGCTTATCACAGATCAATCAGGTGAATCTCCGTCCGCTGCATATCGCAGGTTTTACGGGAACTGGAGTTACGATTGCAGTGATTGACACCGGATTCCCGACCGTAAATACGGGTTCCGTTTATGCCAGAATGAGAGATAACGGCCAGATTAAAGGTGGCTACAACTTCATCAATAAAAGCAGTGACATTTATAATACTTCACTCAATAATCACGGTTCCTACTGTCTGGGAGTGATTGCGGGCTACGTTGAAAACAGTTTTGTAGGCACTGCACCGGATGCCGATTTCTATTTATATGCAACTGAAGATGCTAACAATGAAATTCCCGAAGAACAGCTTTACTGGACTGAAGCAGCAGAAGAAGCGGACCGGAAAGGAGTGGATTTAATTACCACATCACTGGGCTACTACGATTTCGATGATCCCCGTTATAATTTATTGTATTCGGATATGAACGGAACCACTTCATTCATCGCAAGAACAGCACAAATCGCCACCGAGAAAGGAATTTTTGTTCTGGCCGCTGCCGGAAACGAAGCCCAGAAACCTTGGAAATACATCATCACTCCAGCAGATAATGAAAAAGTATTTACGATTGGAGCCGTGACTTCTACGGGAGGAAGTTCTTCTTTTTCTTCTTTTGGCCCGAATGCTTTAGGACAAATAAAACCGGACGCCAGCGCAAGAGGAACTTCCACGTACATGGGCTATAATAATTCTGTCACCACAAGCAACGGAACTTCATTTGCCACCCCATTAGCTGCGGGCGGTGTTGCCTGCCTGATAGAAGCGTTGCCAAATAAAAAGGTCGATGAAATAAGCAATCTTCTCCGTCAAAATTCATCTCTTTATCCGGGCAGCGATGCTCAGAAAGGATATGGAATTTTGGACTTTGGAAAAACATGGAATAATGCAGCTTTAGCAGTGGTAGAAAACGGAAGAAAATCAAACCTGGAAATTTATCCAAATCCAGTTGCTAAATCTTTTACCATTAAAACTGAGGAAAAAATTATTTCAGTAGAGCTTTATGATACTTTAGGCAGAAAAATTCAGACATTGAAAAATGAGAAAACGAATACTGTCGAGCATTTAGCCAGCGGAGTGTACTTCCTGAAAGTACAGACAGAAACAAACGAATATATCAAGAAAATTATTAAGAAATAA
- the galE gene encoding UDP-glucose 4-epimerase GalE: MTILVTGGLGYIGSHTVVELLQNNFQVIIVDDLSNSEKFILDNIEKVAGKRPVFFPFDLKRKELLSQVFDAYEIDGCINFAAFKAVGESQEKPLDYYENNLFSLINILQEFKKRNISNFIFSSSCTVYGQADEQPIDENTPLKMPESSYGKTKQMGEEILKDFATAYQKKVSLLRYFNPIGSHPSALLGELPIGIPNNLVPYVTQTASGIREKLSIWGNDYDTEDGTAVRDYIYVVDLAKAHVKALQKLMAENEETVIDIYNLGTGKGSSVLEVVEAFETANDVKVPYQICERRAGDITIAYANADKAERELGWKADTSLEEALRTTWEWQNYLVSREL, encoded by the coding sequence ATGACCATACTCGTAACAGGCGGACTAGGCTACATCGGCTCACACACCGTTGTAGAACTTTTACAAAATAATTTTCAAGTCATTATTGTCGATGATTTATCGAATTCAGAAAAGTTTATTCTCGATAATATTGAGAAGGTTGCCGGAAAAAGACCCGTTTTCTTTCCGTTCGACCTTAAAAGAAAAGAATTGCTTTCTCAGGTTTTTGATGCTTACGAAATTGATGGCTGTATTAATTTTGCTGCGTTTAAAGCAGTAGGAGAGAGCCAGGAAAAACCGCTGGATTATTATGAAAACAATCTGTTTTCTTTAATAAATATCCTTCAGGAATTTAAAAAAAGAAATATTTCCAACTTTATTTTCAGTTCTTCCTGTACAGTTTACGGACAGGCCGACGAACAGCCGATTGACGAGAATACGCCGCTCAAAATGCCGGAATCATCTTATGGAAAGACCAAACAAATGGGCGAGGAAATTCTGAAAGATTTCGCAACGGCTTACCAAAAAAAGGTTTCTCTGCTTCGGTATTTTAATCCGATCGGTTCTCATCCCTCTGCATTGTTAGGAGAATTGCCGATTGGTATTCCCAATAATTTAGTTCCTTATGTCACACAAACTGCGTCGGGAATTCGTGAGAAATTATCAATCTGGGGAAATGATTATGATACAGAAGACGGAACGGCGGTTCGGGATTATATTTATGTGGTCGATCTCGCAAAAGCGCACGTGAAAGCTTTGCAGAAATTAATGGCAGAAAATGAAGAAACCGTAATCGATATTTACAATTTAGGTACAGGAAAAGGATCTTCAGTTTTAGAAGTCGTGGAAGCTTTTGAAACAGCGAACGATGTGAAAGTTCCTTATCAGATTTGTGAAAGAAGAGCGGGTGATATTACGATTGCTTATGCCAACGCTGATAAAGCTGAAAGAGAACTCGGCTGGAAGGCTGATACTTCTTTAGAAGAAGCTTTAAGAACCACTTGGGAATGGCAGAATTATCTTGTGAGTAGGGAATTATAA
- the dapF gene encoding diaminopimelate epimerase: protein MQNTIEFYKYQGTGNDFVMIDNRDLQFPKEKEIIEKLCDRRFGIGGDGLILLENDEKADFKMVYYNSDGNESTMCGNGGRCLVAFAHFLDVFEDFTTFSAIDGLHEAEINSGIIKLKMIDVDAIKNIDGNFELNTGSPHFVTFVEKLKNYKVFENGNKIRNSASYCQEGINVNFVEEISEDEIFIRTYERGVEDETFSCGTGATAAALVFLQGKNKPSVKVKVLGGNLKVYAEQAGSSFKNIWLEGPAKQVFKGKINL, encoded by the coding sequence ATGCAAAATACCATTGAATTTTATAAATATCAGGGAACAGGCAACGATTTCGTAATGATCGACAATCGCGATTTACAGTTTCCTAAAGAGAAAGAAATCATCGAAAAGCTCTGCGACCGCCGATTTGGCATCGGTGGCGACGGACTGATTTTGTTGGAAAATGATGAAAAAGCCGATTTCAAAATGGTCTATTATAATTCCGACGGAAACGAAAGCACGATGTGCGGAAATGGCGGAAGATGTCTTGTTGCTTTTGCTCATTTTCTGGATGTTTTTGAGGATTTCACCACCTTCAGCGCCATTGACGGTTTACATGAAGCCGAAATCAACAGCGGCATCATTAAACTTAAAATGATCGACGTGGATGCCATAAAAAATATCGACGGAAATTTCGAGTTGAATACGGGTTCTCCGCATTTTGTAACGTTTGTTGAAAAGTTAAAGAATTATAAAGTTTTCGAAAATGGTAACAAAATCAGAAATTCTGCGTCTTATTGTCAGGAAGGAATCAATGTGAACTTCGTGGAAGAAATTTCTGAGGACGAAATCTTCATAAGAACCTATGAAAGAGGTGTCGAAGACGAGACCTTCAGCTGCGGAACAGGAGCAACAGCGGCGGCACTTGTTTTTCTGCAGGGTAAAAACAAACCTTCCGTAAAAGTGAAAGTATTGGGTGGAAACCTGAAAGTTTATGCAGAGCAGGCTGGATCATCTTTCAAAAACATTTGGTTAGAAGGACCCGCAAAACAGGTTTTCAAAGGAAAAATAAATTTATAA
- a CDS encoding DegT/DnrJ/EryC1/StrS family aminotransferase yields the protein MKKIQMVDLQSQYYKIKSDVDNAILNVLNTAAFINGPEVKSFQSELETYLDVKHVIPCANGTDALQIALMALNLQEGDEVITADFTFAATVEVIHLLKLKAVLVDVDYDTFTMDSEKLKAAITSKTKAVIPVHLFGQCSNMEEILKIAKEHHLAVIEDNAQAIGSEFTFSDGTVKKSGTMGIMGTTSFFPSKNLGCYGDGGAIFTNDDELAHKLRGIVNHGMYERYYHDEVGVNSRLDSIQATVLRKKLTLLDNYNEARRKAADYYDEAFAGNENILTPKRAENSTHVFHQYTLRILNGKRNELQQFLAEREVPAMIYYPVALRKQKAYFQESNDADFVNTDQLLEQVISLPMHTELEEEQLKYITDAVLEFMK from the coding sequence ATGAAAAAGATTCAGATGGTTGACCTGCAAAGTCAATATTATAAGATAAAATCAGATGTAGATAATGCAATTCTCAATGTTTTAAATACCGCAGCATTTATTAATGGACCTGAAGTGAAATCTTTCCAGTCCGAATTAGAAACTTATCTTGATGTAAAACACGTGATTCCGTGCGCGAACGGAACTGATGCTTTGCAGATCGCTTTGATGGCGCTTAATTTACAGGAAGGCGATGAGGTGATTACTGCGGATTTCACTTTTGCGGCGACCGTGGAAGTAATTCATCTGCTGAAGTTAAAAGCGGTTTTAGTCGATGTAGATTACGATACTTTCACCATGGATTCTGAAAAATTGAAAGCAGCAATTACATCCAAAACGAAAGCGGTTATTCCGGTTCATTTGTTTGGACAGTGTTCCAATATGGAAGAGATTTTAAAGATTGCCAAAGAACACCATCTTGCTGTAATTGAGGATAACGCACAGGCCATCGGTTCTGAGTTTACCTTTTCAGATGGAACGGTGAAGAAATCAGGAACCATGGGAATTATGGGGACAACTTCTTTCTTTCCTTCCAAAAACTTAGGTTGTTATGGCGACGGCGGCGCGATTTTCACCAATGATGATGAACTCGCACACAAACTCCGAGGAATCGTGAATCATGGAATGTACGAAAGATATTACCATGATGAAGTGGGTGTGAATTCCCGTTTGGACAGTATTCAGGCGACGGTTTTAAGAAAAAAACTCACTTTACTGGATAATTATAACGAGGCCCGCAGAAAGGCTGCTGATTATTATGACGAAGCTTTTGCCGGAAACGAAAATATTTTAACACCGAAAAGAGCAGAAAATTCTACCCACGTTTTTCACCAGTATACGTTAAGAATTCTGAACGGAAAAAGAAATGAACTGCAGCAATTTTTAGCAGAAAGAGAAGTTCCGGCAATGATTTACTATCCGGTAGCTTTAAGAAAACAAAAAGCCTATTTTCAGGAAAGTAATGATGCGGATTTTGTGAATACCGATCAACTGCTCGAGCAAGTGATTTCTTTGCCAATGCATACCGAACTGGAAGAAGAGCAGTTGAAATATATTACAGATGCGGTGCTGGAATTTATGAAATAA
- a CDS encoding phosphoenolpyruvate carboxylase has product MLHEEKKEKFHQLVENKFQIYNSLFMSLPYDKMSNIGMLLPFLYEESKAGYEAGKSPEEIVEEFFSKHTELKTEEQKTELLFKIIQYIERQVVLYDSIEDAAFPELHSDRDAGTVLQLHERALQEHQLEATRKKLKDFAIKVVFTAHPTQFYPNAVQRILHDLRTAITNDSVTAIDMLLQQLGKTPFLNQQKPSPLDEALSIIFYLRYVYYDTIGELYKKLKNTFSTSNFTPDQDVIQMGFWPGGDRDGNPFVTAEITKQVARELRLSILKSYYAHLKKVRRRLSFRGVSEVLDGLSDDLYDAIFKEEAAISAGDILSKIEEAEKILIEQHNGLFYNLLEDFKDRVNIFGTHFATLDIRQDSRVHQQVIDEIIEKKSGLNLDEISVEEKLDWILNTNVSLDPNDFEGITKDTLQNVYHIKDIQKKNGQRGMNRYIISNSDHIKDVLNVFALFRFCGYREEEINMDIVPLFETMEGLDAGEQVMKQLYELPVYKKHLERRGNAQTIMLGFSDGTKDGGYLKANWEIYETKEQLTKISDRYGIKVIFFDGRGGPPARGGGKTHDFYASQGKTIANHQIELTVQGQTITSVFGNKDQAKYNFEQLLTAGIENDVFKNAKKDLSEKERTLLEELAEISYKKYSDLKAHPRFVSYLQEMSTLEYYGRTNIGSRPTKRGAGGELKFEDLRAIPFVGSWSQLKQNVPGFFGFGFALQELKNKGRFDEVKSLYKGSDFFKTLVLNSMMSMNKSYFPLTSYMRKNEKFGEFWTILFDEYNLSKSLMLELTGFQELMEEEPLSQMSVKIREKIVLPLLSIQQYALIKIQKEEGNRDAYEKLVMRSLFGNINASRNSA; this is encoded by the coding sequence ATGCTACACGAAGAAAAAAAGGAGAAATTCCATCAGTTGGTCGAGAATAAATTCCAAATTTATAACTCCCTCTTTATGAGTTTGCCGTACGATAAAATGTCTAATATCGGTATGCTGCTGCCTTTTCTTTATGAGGAAAGTAAAGCGGGATATGAAGCCGGAAAAAGTCCGGAAGAAATAGTGGAAGAGTTTTTCAGCAAACACACCGAACTGAAAACTGAAGAACAGAAAACCGAACTGCTTTTTAAAATCATTCAATATATTGAAAGACAGGTCGTCTTGTATGACAGTATTGAGGATGCAGCATTTCCGGAACTTCACTCTGACCGGGATGCAGGAACGGTTCTTCAGCTTCATGAGCGGGCGTTGCAGGAGCATCAGTTGGAAGCGACGCGGAAAAAGCTCAAAGATTTTGCGATAAAAGTAGTATTCACAGCACATCCGACCCAGTTTTATCCCAATGCTGTTCAGCGGATTTTACATGATTTGCGGACTGCAATTACGAATGATTCGGTGACTGCTATTGATATGCTTCTGCAGCAATTAGGGAAAACACCTTTTCTTAATCAACAAAAACCAAGTCCTTTAGATGAAGCTTTGAGTATTATTTTTTATCTGCGTTATGTGTATTATGACACGATCGGCGAATTGTATAAAAAATTAAAAAACACCTTCAGCACCAGTAATTTTACACCTGATCAGGATGTGATTCAGATGGGATTCTGGCCCGGCGGCGATCGCGATGGAAATCCTTTCGTTACCGCAGAAATCACGAAACAGGTTGCCCGGGAACTTCGGCTTTCTATTTTGAAATCCTATTACGCGCATCTGAAAAAAGTGAGAAGGAGATTGAGTTTCCGAGGAGTTTCCGAAGTTTTAGATGGATTAAGTGATGATTTGTATGATGCTATTTTTAAAGAAGAAGCAGCGATTTCTGCCGGAGATATTTTATCGAAAATTGAAGAAGCTGAAAAAATTCTGATCGAACAGCATAACGGACTTTTCTATAATCTGTTGGAAGATTTCAAAGACCGCGTGAATATTTTCGGGACGCATTTTGCAACACTGGATATCCGGCAGGACAGCCGCGTTCATCAACAGGTAATCGACGAAATTATTGAAAAAAAATCCGGATTAAATCTTGACGAAATTTCTGTTGAAGAAAAACTCGACTGGATTTTGAATACAAACGTTAGTTTGGATCCCAATGATTTCGAAGGTATCACCAAAGACACTTTGCAAAATGTGTATCACATTAAAGACATTCAGAAAAAAAACGGACAGAGAGGAATGAATCGGTACATCATTTCTAATTCTGATCATATCAAGGATGTGCTGAATGTTTTTGCCTTATTCCGGTTTTGCGGTTACCGGGAAGAGGAAATCAATATGGATATAGTGCCGCTTTTTGAGACCATGGAAGGTTTGGATGCCGGTGAACAGGTGATGAAACAGTTATATGAACTTCCGGTGTATAAAAAACATCTGGAAAGACGTGGAAATGCACAAACCATCATGCTTGGTTTTTCTGATGGAACCAAAGACGGCGGTTATCTGAAAGCCAACTGGGAGATTTATGAAACCAAAGAACAGCTCACCAAAATTTCTGACCGGTACGGGATTAAAGTAATTTTCTTCGACGGCAGAGGCGGCCCGCCCGCGAGAGGTGGTGGAAAAACCCACGACTTTTACGCCTCTCAGGGGAAAACAATTGCCAATCATCAGATTGAGTTAACCGTTCAGGGACAGACAATCACCAGTGTTTTCGGAAATAAAGATCAGGCGAAATATAATTTTGAACAGTTGTTAACCGCCGGTATAGAAAACGATGTCTTTAAAAATGCCAAAAAAGATTTATCGGAAAAAGAGAGAACGCTTCTCGAAGAACTGGCAGAAATCAGTTATAAAAAATATTCGGATTTAAAAGCGCATCCGCGGTTTGTTTCTTATCTGCAGGAAATGAGTACGCTGGAATATTATGGCAGAACGAATATTGGAAGCCGCCCTACGAAAAGAGGAGCGGGTGGTGAACTGAAATTTGAAGATCTTCGGGCGATTCCTTTTGTGGGTTCCTGGAGTCAGCTGAAACAAAATGTTCCCGGATTTTTCGGGTTTGGATTTGCGCTGCAGGAATTAAAAAATAAAGGCCGGTTTGATGAAGTCAAGAGTTTGTATAAAGGTTCTGATTTCTTTAAAACATTGGTTTTGAATTCGATGATGAGCATGAATAAATCTTATTTCCCCTTAACCTCTTACATGAGGAAAAACGAAAAGTTCGGGGAATTCTGGACCATTCTTTTTGATGAATATAACCTGTCAAAATCTTTGATGCTCGAACTGACCGGTTTTCAGGAATTAATGGAAGAAGAGCCGCTTTCTCAAATGTCGGTAAAAATCCGGGAAAAAATTGTACTTCCGCTTTTGAGCATTCAGCAATATGCTTTAATTAAAATTCAGAAAGAAGAAGGCAACCGGGATGCTTATGAAAAACTCGTGATGCGGTCGCTTTTTGGGAATATCAATGCCAGCAGGAATTCGGCGTAA
- a CDS encoding TonB-dependent receptor domain-containing protein, with translation MTNKIEISSIIKKRTLGLSFVLGAASLAFAQQKVNVSGKIVDQQNNAVPYASVTFSNKANKLFSDAALTDEKGAYQLQLSPGNYDISIEAIDFKKSMLNKQISAAGNLGNFTVISESSSTNGKTQDIEGVTITAASTKPYRVELDKKVYDPSTDIISKGGNLQDVLTNVPSVSVDTDGTVSMRGNSNVKFLINGKPSALLGIDSGANALQSIPADQIERIEVITNPSSKFEASGTAGILNIILKKSKGMGFNGSVVGSLGYLPTTSLNTNLSWKKGDWTWFLNGGGGYRKGEGKSDSDTRFFDPLTLATTRYFEQNSRNKSESNNYNATAGFNVDLTEKTSFNLSGMIRNFSSNSDNKVDNINYDAARVLNSYSQTKALGNSSNLSLQGDVGLDHKFNGNGHNIALSLSLQRSNNKSTEDSKEYNQSVFGYGTLGNNNTVNKSVIGKVDYELPLGEKSKLEAGYRIDRNTNDYDFLNSETDLNLKFGIVDAYSGNTVYDETINAGYAQFKSKFDKLGYQLGLRAENSNINIEYQSLSGNTSNKKKDYTGFFPSVFLSYDLGGDRNDQLLLNYSRRINRPRSWFLIPYPTSLANRQNLFRGNEDLNPSYVDSFELGYAVQKKKFTINPTLYYRKTTDDVKFVLLSQSIGSDVLVTSPYNVGNQANYGLDLNLTADLFPWYKIMASADLYGYKSEGSYFDPSRMQTPLSFEGSGFSTRLRLTNSFKIDKTLNMQLQGFYRGGEKTASSTSKDMYVLNFGANKTIWKNNGTIAFNIQDILGTRGRNTTSLGPGYERDSYMRWSPRTFNISLTYRFKQGEKIDAPKKKKDINANSQGADDQGPPM, from the coding sequence ATGACGAACAAAATTGAGATTTCATCAATTATCAAAAAACGAACATTAGGACTGTCGTTCGTGTTGGGTGCAGCGAGTTTGGCGTTTGCACAGCAGAAAGTAAATGTAAGCGGAAAAATTGTTGACCAACAAAACAACGCCGTTCCTTACGCTTCGGTAACCTTCAGCAACAAAGCCAACAAACTTTTCAGTGACGCAGCGTTAACCGATGAAAAAGGAGCTTATCAACTTCAGCTGTCTCCCGGAAACTACGACATCAGCATCGAAGCAATTGACTTTAAAAAAAGCATGTTGAATAAGCAAATTTCTGCTGCCGGTAATCTTGGAAATTTCACCGTTATATCTGAAAGCTCTTCAACCAATGGGAAAACCCAGGATATTGAAGGAGTAACTATTACCGCAGCTTCTACGAAACCTTACCGGGTAGAACTCGACAAAAAAGTATATGACCCGTCTACAGACATCATCAGTAAAGGAGGAAACTTACAGGATGTTTTAACCAACGTTCCTTCCGTAAGCGTAGATACCGACGGTACCGTTTCTATGCGCGGAAACTCTAACGTAAAATTCCTTATCAATGGAAAACCATCTGCTTTACTTGGAATCGACAGCGGCGCGAATGCACTGCAATCTATTCCGGCAGATCAAATCGAAAGAATTGAAGTCATTACCAACCCTTCTTCAAAATTTGAAGCGAGCGGAACTGCAGGTATTTTAAATATCATTTTAAAGAAATCCAAAGGGATGGGCTTCAACGGAAGTGTGGTCGGAAGTTTAGGTTATTTACCAACGACCAGTTTAAATACCAACCTCAGCTGGAAAAAAGGCGACTGGACCTGGTTCCTTAATGGTGGCGGCGGTTACCGGAAAGGAGAAGGTAAAAGCGATAGCGACACCCGGTTCTTTGACCCTCTTACCCTGGCAACGACAAGATATTTTGAACAGAATTCCCGTAACAAAAGCGAAAGCAATAATTACAATGCGACTGCAGGTTTTAATGTTGATTTAACAGAAAAAACGTCATTCAATCTGTCGGGAATGATTCGTAATTTCTCTAGCAACAGCGATAATAAAGTTGATAACATCAATTATGATGCGGCAAGAGTTTTAAACAGCTATTCGCAAACCAAGGCTCTGGGAAACAGTTCGAACCTTTCTTTGCAGGGAGATGTTGGCTTGGATCATAAGTTTAATGGCAACGGACATAATATTGCTCTTTCCTTAAGTTTACAAAGAAGCAATAATAAATCCACCGAAGATTCCAAAGAATATAATCAGTCGGTTTTTGGATACGGAACTTTAGGAAATAACAATACGGTTAATAAATCAGTAATCGGTAAAGTGGATTACGAATTGCCACTTGGTGAAAAATCAAAATTAGAGGCAGGTTATAGAATTGACCGGAATACGAATGATTATGATTTCCTTAATAGCGAAACCGATCTCAATTTAAAATTCGGAATTGTAGATGCATATAGTGGCAACACGGTTTATGATGAAACAATCAATGCTGGTTATGCTCAGTTCAAAAGTAAATTTGATAAGTTAGGTTACCAGTTAGGTTTAAGAGCGGAAAATTCAAACATCAATATTGAATATCAAAGTTTAAGCGGAAATACGTCTAACAAAAAGAAAGATTATACCGGCTTTTTCCCGAGCGTATTTTTGAGTTACGATTTAGGAGGAGACCGCAATGATCAGTTGCTTTTAAATTACTCCAGAAGAATCAACAGACCGCGTTCCTGGTTTTTGATTCCTTACCCAACATCTTTGGCAAACCGCCAGAATTTATTCCGTGGTAATGAAGACTTAAATCCGTCATACGTAGACTCTTTTGAATTGGGTTATGCGGTTCAGAAGAAAAAATTCACCATCAATCCAACTTTGTATTACAGAAAAACAACGGATGATGTGAAATTTGTTTTGCTAAGTCAATCTATTGGTTCTGATGTTTTGGTGACAAGCCCTTACAATGTAGGCAATCAGGCGAACTATGGTTTAGATTTAAATTTAACTGCCGATCTTTTCCCTTGGTATAAAATTATGGCAAGTGCTGATCTTTACGGATACAAATCAGAAGGTTCCTATTTCGACCCATCGAGAATGCAGACTCCTCTTTCTTTTGAGGGCTCAGGTTTCTCTACAAGACTCAGATTAACCAACAGTTTCAAAATCGATAAAACACTGAATATGCAGCTGCAAGGTTTCTACCGGGGTGGAGAAAAAACCGCTTCCAGCACAAGTAAAGACATGTATGTTTTAAATTTCGGTGCCAACAAAACCATCTGGAAAAACAATGGAACAATCGCGTTTAACATTCAGGATATCTTAGGAACCCGAGGTAGAAACACCACCAGTTTGGGTCCTGGATACGAAAGAGATTCTTATATGCGCTGGAGTCCGAGAACCTTCAATATCTCTTTGACTTACCGGTTCAAACAAGGTGAAAAAATTGACGCACCTAAAAAGAAAAAAGACATCAATGCCAACAGCCAGGGTGCTGATGACCAAGGTCCACCAATGTAA
- the mltG gene encoding endolytic transglycosylase MltG, translated as MKKSKGIISVIIFIIFLIAGYFGIQYYKKFYGNNVSKEGYVLIPHSANFNSILDSIAPYLKNKEQFEEVAKTKGMNRFFQAGRYRIKSGANNTDLVNMIKAGNQTENTFRIGDFYTVYQMIGKVAKKTELDSLRFADDLNKIAVQKGFNNAEDLKKYFFIDSYNFFWTVTPEEFFKKFEKDYNRFWTAERKAKEQKSGLSRNQIYALASLVYKETGGKPDEMKTVAGLYLNRYHKGMKLQSDPTVIYAVSKANNFQGETLKRVFYKHLREPSPYNTYFSAGIPPGPICMVDKNSVDAVLNAGHNDFIYMCADPDRFGFHKFTASAAEHAVNAKKYQDWLNSKNIQ; from the coding sequence ATGAAAAAAAGCAAGGGAATAATTTCCGTCATCATATTCATCATTTTCTTAATTGCTGGCTATTTCGGTATTCAGTATTATAAGAAATTTTACGGAAATAATGTAAGCAAAGAAGGTTATGTTTTGATTCCTCATTCGGCCAATTTCAACTCTATTTTAGATTCCATTGCCCCTTATTTGAAAAACAAAGAACAGTTTGAAGAAGTTGCCAAAACCAAAGGCATGAACCGTTTTTTCCAGGCCGGGCGGTACCGGATAAAATCCGGCGCCAATAACACTGATTTGGTCAATATGATTAAAGCCGGCAACCAAACCGAAAATACCTTCCGGATCGGAGATTTTTATACGGTCTATCAAATGATCGGGAAAGTCGCAAAAAAGACAGAACTCGATTCTTTACGGTTTGCAGATGATTTAAATAAAATTGCGGTCCAAAAAGGATTTAACAATGCCGAAGATTTAAAAAAATATTTCTTCATCGACTCCTATAACTTTTTCTGGACGGTAACACCCGAAGAATTTTTTAAAAAATTTGAAAAAGATTACAACCGTTTTTGGACTGCCGAAAGAAAAGCGAAAGAACAGAAATCAGGATTAAGCCGTAATCAAATTTACGCATTGGCTTCTTTAGTGTATAAAGAAACCGGCGGCAAACCGGACGAAATGAAAACCGTGGCCGGTTTGTACCTGAACAGATACCACAAAGGCATGAAATTACAGAGCGATCCTACCGTAATTTACGCCGTAAGTAAAGCCAATAATTTTCAGGGCGAAACACTAAAAAGAGTTTTCTACAAACATTTGCGGGAACCCTCTCCTTATAACACTTATTTCTCGGCAGGAATCCCTCCTGGACCGATTTGTATGGTCGATAAAAATTCCGTGGATGCGGTTTTAAATGCCGGGCACAATGATTTTATTTATATGTGTGCAGATCCAGACCGGTTCGGCTTTCATAAATTTACAGCAAGCGCAGCCGAGCACGCCGTGAATGCGAAAAAATACCAAGACTGGCTGAATTCTAAAAACATTCAATAA